Genomic window (Magnolia sinica isolate HGM2019 chromosome 10, MsV1, whole genome shotgun sequence):
TTCTTTGAAAGGGATGTTGCATGACTAGATGCTGCCTTCCCATTTCAGAACAAACATCATGGGATTGAGTCGTGATCATGACTTTGCTGCCACTGGTGGTGGCAGGGGCTGTGACTGGAACTCTCATCTCTTGCAAGTCAAAGCTTTCCCAAACATCTtccaagatgagaatgaaccTTTGGCCACTTAATTTATCCTTGATACGCTTAGCAGCTATGGAGATTTGTATGGACTCTGGGTTCTCAAATGCATTCTGTATTCCCATCTGCAACTCCATCAACCGATTCCTTCTCCCCTTTGCATCAAACATCTTTAAAACCTCTAACTGTCGTTCAGGCTCAATGAAATGCCAAGTACCTACATCAACCAATTTCCTTATTGTCAGCTTGTCCTGCACATGGACCAATTCCCCTTCAATTCTCGCCTGCATCTTCTTTGCAAGACTCTCCAACCCTGGTGCTCTTACTCGTGTGATTATTTCAAACAGATGGCAAGATTCTCCAAATTCCTCCATTTCCATGACCACCTGTCTCATGATCCGTGACTTCCCCACTCCCTGCTGTCCCCATACTGAGAACACTGAAATCTTGTCATCTCTCAAGCAATTCCATATCTGCTGCCTCATGCGTTGTGACAGAGTGCTCAAAACCTCTCCTCCTCCTTTGAGCCATCGATCATCATTGCCTTTAGAAGCTGCCATTGCCTAACGCCAGATTTCTCCTGCAAAATTCGAATTCCTTGTCTCATgagtaagggtggcaatgggccgggcaATGCACCTGCATCAATTTTCCAAGCTGTGTTTGTGCTCAAAGTAATATGGAATTGGTTAGTGAAACAGTGGTtagtgaacgcccaccattaaaaacttgttgcgGAAAGGGAGACGATTAGGTCCATCCCTGACTgcgtggcccacctttgatatatatattgaatatCAATATCATCCATCTGTCTCTACAgcccattttagagcatgagcccaaaattgaattaAATCCAAATCCCAGATCAAAAGATTatatggctaataaacattacgatgggtatTACAGTAggcctataaagtttttaatagtatgtATTCAGTCAGCACGGTTTCCTATAGTATAGTCGAAGTGAGgtatggatctgcctaatttttggattcTTGTACTAAACGGAGCTAGGtaggaaaatagatgaacggtatccATATACCATACATAAATCAAAGTGAGCTCCACTGTCGGGGCTAcagctgatgtagagtgggttgcaaatagtttcatggcaaagatggaccagaaaaggcccaattGGAGGTGGAAGTTATCCGGACTATCAGGATGTTAAAACGTGCATATTGCCtatgctgaatttgcgagattccatggTATTGACTATCAAAAATCAGAttaaattttgtttttactatttatagtaagttttaatttgatcataacttttgatctgtcGATGTTCTAATACGAAAgctgcttagaaaaattaggagaataacatggtcaGAAAACCATGAGTTCTAGTtgacatcatgaccatctataagtagtaagtttactatttatggtaagccaCGGTTTTATGGAGTTTTTGTTTTAATTTGATTCTGGAACTTGATttcattttttataataataGGCATATCTGTGTGGAGTCAAGATAAGTTACGTGGATTTAGAATATTTTTCTCGCCGTGGAATACGGTCGAGCATGTTCTCCCTGCGTCAATAGCCTATTGGGTGAGTCAGGCCATACGAAATTGGGAAAGCCTTTTAACCTGCTGCAAAGACATGACATTAGATATTGGACGATCGTGTCCGGGTCTCGATGGAGCTgcccttgatgtatatttttatccatgccagtCATCTATTTTAAtaattcattttagagcatgaacccaaaaaggaggcTGATCGAAGGCCTGAGTAGACCACACAAAGGGAAGAAGTGGAGATTGAAAGcccattgttgaaaacttcttagggccacagaaattttgaatcaagctgatatttgttttttcccttcatctaggtctatgtgcccttgttaacaggttggatggaaaataaaattcacAGTGGGTActatgaagttttcaacagtaagagttcaatctccactactttgcctggtgtggtctacttgagcctcatagctgtctcctttttgggctcattccctaaaatgatctatcaaaatagattGACAACatggatagaacatatatatcatggtgggtcccacaaagcctcTGACAGTTGTCTCTAGCTAGGTATAGGTTCGGTAGTACTCAAtcagaggtgggcatcgagtcaagccggaccggattgggtccaggTTGACTCGATCCGAATTTTTAAGTAATTGATCTGAACTCGATCCAATACGGGACCGAGTTCTGGTCAActgactcgattcgatccgaTGCATTACTagcctgacctgaaccgagtccaactcggtcaaggAAACCAAGTCGGATCAGGTTGGGCACAATTCGAATCGAGTcttctgttttattttattttttgaaagattaaaataaaaaaaaaaaaatatgaacgtcatggatgaaacacatacatcatggtggggccacaccaaccatccgccattggctggtggtagggggagtagccaatctatttctaAATCAGAGTTGGGAGGGTAATAGGCGAGTTAGAAGTTTCTAAATCGGACTTGGGAGGGGGAAAGGCGGGATAAAAGGCCTACTTGGTAGGGAATCTAGGGAGCAGTGGGATTTTGGCAGAAGAGAGGGAAGTGGCTTACGTACtatgctaagcgtactgagtaaactatgtaaggcccaacatgatgtatttattttatccacttcgtccatacattttgtaatttaattttaataaatgagATAAAAATAGagcatatccagagctcaagtggaccacaccatagggaacagtgtgaattgaaaatctaccgttgaaaaattcattGGGTGGATAGAcgctttgaatcaagctgatatttgttttttcccttcatccatgttcttatgatcttatgaataggtaggtaggatgaaaaataaacactaatgtggaccctaggaaggtttcaacggtggaaatcattattcccactgttttttgtggtatggcccacttgagctttggatatgtttcgatTTTTGGTCCAACAgctaaaataagataaaaaatggatgggcagcgtaGATAAATCACAAGAATTCAAGGTGGCCCAtaggagtttactcagtatgataaaagcatactgagtaacaaAGTACGTTATCCGATTGGATTTCAGAGGAGAGAGAAGTGTAGTAATTACCGTTGACTACAGCTGGGTGCCTGCTGCCCAAGGGAGGCCTCATCAATGCGCCACCCACTTCCCTTacgaatcggattgtgtactgagtaacccaGTACCACAAGGGTTACTGAGTTGAGGTGGCAGCATTCTATTGGCCAAAGGCTGGCTTCACTCCTCCAAGCGGCAGAGCAAACGGCGTTAACCCATTTCTCTCTCCAGTTGAGTGGAGAGATTCTCTCCCGCATCTCCCCCCgtgcagggaaaaaaaaaaatctctccacTGTGctggggaaaaaagaagaagaagaagaagaagaagaagaagaagcagagagaGAGTTTATCGGTCTCTCTTGTTAACCTCTCCGTCTCCCTCTCGAGTTCAACCTCCCTCTCTTTTTCGGATCGACATCAACTCGTTTCTCTAGATGGTGATGTTGATTTATGATTAGGAAtttttctcctttctcttctctctttacatggtgatgttgatttaggattagggattttgcTCCCTTCAATTGATAGTTTGATGAGAGATTAGAGACTAGggtttgaaattgaaaatccgCAGTAGGGAATTCTTCAAATCCCTAACCCATAACTtgagatttttcaaatttataaTTCCTAATTAGCATTTTCATATTAGAAATTGAAAATTCATATTATGGGATTTTTCAAATCTCTAATCCATAACTTGAGATTCTTCAAATTTATAATTAGCATTTTTCAATCCCTAATACATAGTAGGGGATTCcctatttgttttatatatatatatatatatatatatatatggagagagagagagagagagagagagagagagagagagagagagagagagaaataagataGTACTtaaatgtgcatttttttttcaatccctaattaggattttGCATTTGTAAATTTAATTGGGGACTTTTTTTAATCCAGTTACggttttcaatttttaatccctaattagggattacaAATTAATTAGAGATtgcagattgaaaatcttaaattaggtttttttaaacatttgattagggttttgattaaaatcttcattataattttgattaagatttttttactattttaattaGGGTTCTTCATTTGATTAGCGATATGATTGTTTTAGTAAGTTACCTTCACCTTAAATGttatctctaaaataaataaataaataaacaaaatttgGTAATGGACTAACCCTTGCTTAATTGGTAATCTGGACCTAATTTGCCGAATGCTTGCTTGAATTACGGAATCATGTCGTAATTGGAAAGTTAACTTGAT
Coding sequences:
- the LOC131257371 gene encoding disease resistance protein RFL1-like, with the protein product MAASKGNDDRWLKGGGEVLSTLSQRMRQQIWNCLRDDKISVFSVWGQQGVGKSRIMRQVVMEMEEFGESCHLFEIITRVRAPGLESLAKKMQARIEGELVHVQDKLTIRKLVDVGTWHFIEPERQLEVLKMFDAKGRRNRLMELQMGIQNAFENPESIQISIAAKRIKDKLSGQRFILILEDVWESFDLQEMRVPVTAPATTSGSKVMITTQSHDVCSEMGRQHLVMQHPFQRMVSFN